The following are from one region of the Penaeus monodon isolate SGIC_2016 chromosome 19, NSTDA_Pmon_1, whole genome shotgun sequence genome:
- the LOC119585462 gene encoding zinc metalloproteinase nas-13-like isoform X1: MTDVHRRWPNGIIPYVISQTYDENERATIAKAMSEYHEKTCIRFVPRTIEKDYIHILKGDGCSSSVGRVKGAQQMSLGPGCLYVGIVMHEFMHVAGFWHEQSRSDRDNYITINKLNVQDGMWYNFEKYGWDKIQSLGVGYDLESIMHYGPYAFAKEGKPTIIPRETGVEMGQRRGFSKRDIEKLQKLYNCANTTFFATNAPADVPSTKECVDNNDQYCTPWADRGECENNPVWMNVNCRKACRQCGGATGKECQDHSVHCRIWMEAGECTENVDYMSLFCKKSCGLCMDTEAADPPMKRCEDKNRFCHSWAEMNNCATNPNYMLVYCKKSCKQC; this comes from the exons ATGACTGACGTGCACAGGAGGTGGCCCAACGGAATCATTCCGTATGTAATCTCACAGACATACG ACGAGAACGAGCGCGCCACCATCGCCAAGGCCATGAGCGAGTACCACGAGAAGACCTGCATCCGCTTCGTCCCCAGAACCATCGAGAAAGATTACATCCACATTCTTAAAGGCGATGG GTGCTCGAGCTCAGTGGGCCGCGTGAAGGGCGCCCAGCAGATGTCGCTTGGGCCCGGCTGTCTCTACGTGGGAATAGTCATGCACGAGTTCATGCACGTGGCAGGCTTTTGGCACGAACAGTCCCGCTCGGATCGTGATAACTATATTACGATCAACAAGCTGAACGTACAGGACGGCATGTGGTACAACTTCGAGAAATACGGATGGGACAAGATTCAGAGCCTCGGTGTGGGATACGATCTCG AGTCCATCATGCACTACGGCCCGTACGCCTTCGCCAAGGAAGGGAAACCCACCATCATCCCGAGGGAGACCGGGGTGGAGATGGGGCAGCGCAGGGGCTTCTCCAAG CGAGACATAGAGAAACTGCAGAAGCTCTACAACTGCGCCAACACCACTTTCTTCGCGACGAACGCCCCTGCCGACGTTCCTTCGACAA AGGAGTGCGTCGACAACAACGACCAGTACTGCACTCCCTGGGCCGACCGGGGAGAGTGTGAGAACAACCCGGTCTGGATGAACGTCAACTGCAGGAAAGCTTGTCGGCAATGCG GTGGTGCCACAGGTAAGGAGTGCCAGGATCACAGCGTTCACTGTAGGATCTGGATGGAGGCGGGCGAGTGCACCGAGAACGTGGATTATATGTCTCTCTTCTGCAAGAAGTCTTGTGGTCTGTGCATGGATACCGAAGCAG CTGATCCTCCCATGAAGCGGTGCGAGGACAAGAACCGCTTCTGCCACTCTTGGGCCGAGATGAACAACTGCGCGACCAACCCCAATTACATGCTCGTCTATTGCAAAAAATCGTGCAAGCAGTGCTAA
- the LOC119585462 gene encoding zinc metalloproteinase nas-13-like isoform X2 — protein sequence MTDVHRRWPNGIIPYVISQTYDENERATIAKAMSEYHEKTCIRFVPRTIEKDYIHILKGDGCSSSVGRVKGAQQMSLGPGCLYVGIVMHEFMHVAGFWHEQSRSDRDNYITINKLNVQDGMWYNFEKYGWDKIQSLGVGYDLESIMHYGPYAFAKEGKPTIIPRETGVEMGQRRGFSKRDIEKLQKLYNCANTTFFATNAPADVPSTKECVDNNDQYCTPWADRGECENNPVWMNVNCRKACRQCGKECQDHSVHCRIWMEAGECTENVDYMSLFCKKSCGLCMDTEAADPPMKRCEDKNRFCHSWAEMNNCATNPNYMLVYCKKSCKQC from the exons ATGACTGACGTGCACAGGAGGTGGCCCAACGGAATCATTCCGTATGTAATCTCACAGACATACG ACGAGAACGAGCGCGCCACCATCGCCAAGGCCATGAGCGAGTACCACGAGAAGACCTGCATCCGCTTCGTCCCCAGAACCATCGAGAAAGATTACATCCACATTCTTAAAGGCGATGG GTGCTCGAGCTCAGTGGGCCGCGTGAAGGGCGCCCAGCAGATGTCGCTTGGGCCCGGCTGTCTCTACGTGGGAATAGTCATGCACGAGTTCATGCACGTGGCAGGCTTTTGGCACGAACAGTCCCGCTCGGATCGTGATAACTATATTACGATCAACAAGCTGAACGTACAGGACGGCATGTGGTACAACTTCGAGAAATACGGATGGGACAAGATTCAGAGCCTCGGTGTGGGATACGATCTCG AGTCCATCATGCACTACGGCCCGTACGCCTTCGCCAAGGAAGGGAAACCCACCATCATCCCGAGGGAGACCGGGGTGGAGATGGGGCAGCGCAGGGGCTTCTCCAAG CGAGACATAGAGAAACTGCAGAAGCTCTACAACTGCGCCAACACCACTTTCTTCGCGACGAACGCCCCTGCCGACGTTCCTTCGACAA AGGAGTGCGTCGACAACAACGACCAGTACTGCACTCCCTGGGCCGACCGGGGAGAGTGTGAGAACAACCCGGTCTGGATGAACGTCAACTGCAGGAAAGCTTGTCGGCAATGCG GTAAGGAGTGCCAGGATCACAGCGTTCACTGTAGGATCTGGATGGAGGCGGGCGAGTGCACCGAGAACGTGGATTATATGTCTCTCTTCTGCAAGAAGTCTTGTGGTCTGTGCATGGATACCGAAGCAG CTGATCCTCCCATGAAGCGGTGCGAGGACAAGAACCGCTTCTGCCACTCTTGGGCCGAGATGAACAACTGCGCGACCAACCCCAATTACATGCTCGTCTATTGCAAAAAATCGTGCAAGCAGTGCTAA
- the LOC119585354 gene encoding uncharacterized protein LOC119585354, which produces MWKYAMPWVVAWAAWQVGASPPSDGRSSDPHIQPGDQPEIHSFPGEVALGNPDTMETDIPGAPLSPADFENSAVMIHEAVDTSHQADPSSSRALFPRGTYCLNPRDH; this is translated from the exons ATGTGGAAATACGCTATGCCGTGGGTGGTGGCATGGGCGGCGTGGCAAGTGGGCGCCTCTCCCCCGTCGGACGGGCGCTCCTCGGACCCGCACATCCAACCAGGGGATCAGCCCGAGATCCACTCCTTCCCGGGCGAGGTGGCCCTTGGTAATCCAGACACA ATGGAGACGGACATCCCAGGGGCGCCGCTCAGCCCGGCGGACTTCGAGAACAGCGCCGTCATGA TCCACGAGGCAGTGGACACGAGCCACCAGGCAGACCCCTCGAGCTCCCGGGCCCTTTTCCCAAGGGGGACATACTGCTTAAACCCCCGCGACCACTAA